From Streptomyces durmitorensis, a single genomic window includes:
- a CDS encoding helix-turn-helix transcriptional regulator — protein sequence MDGGEDFGPWLARQLKRARKTQTELADAVGVTRAAVSAWITGRATPRDETIRKIADALGTDLGTIHSRTTDTLVGRPVTWCHRPAYADGGREFGNAAAFAFEADVGVLAREATQNSLDERLTGNNQPVRVRYTLEELTGESLARFREAIGWDALFPHFESAAAQDQKVGRVIAAGLHEMYTRDRLVLLRVDDYNASGLTGDDYETGRFAAVVRRQLDSHKSMSSAGGSYGLGKATLWATSRLGLVLINSTLSEPHEGRTERRLIGRLDLPWREVGDKSYAGPAWFGQPDPDVEGEDVARSWWGDEEMVERLHLTRESSEPGTSFLIVGAHDVASLADPSSTAEAVGSEDDDSVHRMHERLVEAIGRDFWAAMTTGGAGQPLLEASVRTLRNGMELIPEQRIDPHDAQPSRARALQAFLEGTTVDRLTESGQVAMTTVPLNVPGREGRRSGGEHRAVLLVTRVEDDDDPKPHNTVAMMRGNRMTVRANSVPALELGTDPFQAVLLAGCAAGDDAPFAEEAEAFLRVSEPPEHDKWGQTEELRMRYSPSAYRRIATLTRDANNAVRELVAAPKEKRRASTDRLRKRLVVGGKRSARPAVTGDLPVLDELDAHVGTDGAWRITAEVKVPRGGEAWHLAPVAKLDVRSGPRPVVTWSELVAVHNCEFVDGMLHFTPGARRATFRGVTNVSTHPVQAELTSLVVELQTGKGDKA from the coding sequence GTGGACGGTGGGGAAGACTTCGGGCCTTGGCTGGCCCGCCAGTTGAAGAGGGCCAGGAAGACGCAGACGGAGCTGGCGGACGCCGTGGGTGTGACCCGAGCTGCCGTATCGGCCTGGATCACCGGGCGTGCCACACCTCGGGACGAGACCATCAGGAAGATCGCGGATGCTCTCGGCACGGACCTGGGGACGATCCACAGCCGCACCACCGACACCTTGGTCGGTCGGCCCGTCACCTGGTGCCACCGCCCCGCGTACGCCGATGGCGGTCGAGAGTTCGGCAACGCGGCTGCCTTCGCCTTCGAGGCAGACGTCGGGGTCCTGGCTCGTGAGGCCACCCAGAACAGCCTCGACGAGCGGCTGACCGGGAACAATCAACCGGTCCGCGTTCGGTACACGCTCGAGGAGCTGACGGGTGAGAGTCTCGCCCGATTCCGTGAGGCGATCGGTTGGGACGCCCTCTTCCCGCACTTCGAGTCGGCGGCGGCTCAGGACCAGAAGGTCGGCAGGGTCATTGCTGCCGGGCTGCATGAGATGTACACACGGGACCGTTTGGTGCTGCTGCGGGTCGACGACTACAACGCGTCCGGCCTGACCGGGGACGACTACGAGACCGGCCGGTTCGCGGCGGTCGTCCGACGGCAGCTGGACAGTCACAAGTCGATGAGCAGCGCCGGTGGTTCGTACGGACTCGGCAAGGCGACGCTCTGGGCGACCAGTCGGCTCGGCCTCGTGCTCATCAACTCCACGCTGTCCGAGCCGCATGAAGGACGGACCGAGCGACGTCTCATCGGGCGGCTCGACCTGCCATGGCGCGAGGTCGGCGACAAGTCCTATGCCGGGCCCGCTTGGTTCGGCCAACCGGACCCGGACGTGGAGGGCGAGGACGTCGCCCGTTCGTGGTGGGGCGATGAGGAGATGGTCGAACGGCTGCACCTCACCCGGGAGAGCAGCGAACCCGGCACTTCCTTCCTGATCGTGGGCGCCCATGACGTGGCAAGCCTCGCTGACCCCTCCTCGACCGCCGAGGCTGTGGGGAGCGAGGACGACGACAGCGTGCATCGCATGCATGAGCGGCTCGTCGAGGCCATTGGGAGAGACTTCTGGGCCGCCATGACTACGGGCGGCGCCGGTCAGCCCCTGCTCGAGGCATCGGTTCGGACGCTGCGTAATGGCATGGAGCTGATCCCGGAGCAGCGGATCGACCCGCATGATGCCCAACCCTCGCGTGCCCGGGCGCTGCAAGCCTTCTTGGAAGGTACGACCGTGGATCGTCTGACCGAGTCGGGCCAGGTGGCCATGACGACGGTTCCGCTGAATGTGCCCGGCCGCGAGGGCCGAAGGAGCGGTGGGGAGCATCGGGCGGTCCTCCTGGTGACCAGGGTGGAGGACGACGACGACCCGAAGCCCCACAACACCGTGGCCATGATGCGGGGTAACCGCATGACGGTCAGAGCGAACTCCGTCCCCGCCTTGGAGCTGGGTACCGACCCCTTCCAGGCGGTGCTTCTCGCCGGGTGCGCGGCCGGGGACGATGCCCCCTTCGCCGAGGAGGCCGAGGCGTTCCTGCGTGTTTCCGAGCCCCCCGAGCACGACAAGTGGGGTCAGACGGAGGAACTGCGTATGCGGTACTCGCCCTCCGCGTACCGGAGGATCGCCACGCTGACCCGCGATGCGAACAACGCCGTACGTGAACTCGTCGCGGCACCCAAGGAGAAGCGGCGCGCGAGCACTGATCGTCTGCGTAAGCGCCTTGTTGTGGGGGGCAAGCGGTCGGCTCGGCCCGCCGTTACCGGCGACCTTCCCGTACTGGACGAACTGGACGCCCACGTCGGGACCGACGGCGCTTGGCGGATCACCGCCGAGGTGAAGGTTCCCCGTGGGGGCGAGGCCTGGCATCTCGCCCCGGTTGCCAAGCTGGACGTGAGATCCGGGCCTCGCCCCGTGGTGACCTGGTCGGAGCTCGTAGCCGTGCACAACTGTGAATTCGTGGACGGCATGCTGCACTTCACTCCCGGCGCAAGGCGAGCCACCTTCAGGGGGGTCACCAACGTGTCGACCCACCCGGTACAAGCCGAACTCACCAGCCTTGTCGTCGAACTCCAGACGGGCAAGGGGGACAAGGCGTGA
- a CDS encoding very short patch repair endonuclease, translated as MSRQARRDTAPELAVRRLLHAAGHRYSLNVRVPDMPRRTIDIAFPRAKVAVFLDGCFWHGCPEHATQPKANAEWWRTKLDRNIARDLETSEHLAESGWIVLRFWEHEAPDRVARRVAATVERQRRGRQQRSDGGK; from the coding sequence ATGAGCCGCCAGGCCAGGCGGGACACCGCGCCCGAGCTGGCCGTGCGACGCCTCCTCCATGCTGCCGGACATCGCTACAGCCTCAACGTGCGCGTGCCGGACATGCCCCGCCGGACCATCGACATCGCTTTCCCCCGCGCCAAGGTGGCCGTCTTCCTCGACGGCTGCTTCTGGCACGGCTGCCCGGAGCACGCGACGCAACCCAAGGCGAATGCGGAGTGGTGGCGGACGAAGCTCGACCGCAACATCGCGCGCGATCTGGAAACAAGCGAACATCTGGCCGAATCTGGGTGGATCGTCCTACGGTTCTGGGAACATGAGGCGCCCGACAGGGTGGCGAGACGGGTGGCAGCGACCGTCGAGCGGCAGCGCCGGGGAAGACAACAACGGAGCGACGGGGGCAAGTAG
- a CDS encoding DNA cytosine methyltransferase has protein sequence MTIVHRRLHFDPMTPAPHRPLLPADFHIVDLFAGPGGLDIAATILGVESIGVEWDDPTRATRTAAGLRTTSEKDVAELGPCDPEVVDANVLTGGPPCQTFSVAGNREGHEALEDVKRLATRLGGHEDAAAFEAAWKEVKAETDDMSDERTGLVLQPLRWIMEAKLKRERPYDVIVLEQVPTVLPVWKHYVGILRAAGYAADAQVLNAEEFGVPQTRRRAVLIARYDPTDKKQTVEFPQRTHQRYRPGVDRLPETREAEHDRAEHDRQEALFTNADTLPIKRWTAMQDVLLDRPADFEVVSNYGSGGNPKNRGRRTSEEPAATVTGKIRRNRVYHLKATKSGEKVVGKELDRLSFEEAGLLQSFPGAYPWRSTDVAQQIGNAIPPRLSLHILSCALGFGRPEKEQLKRLAEWKPPAVDEPAEGA, from the coding sequence ATGACCATCGTCCACCGCCGGCTACACTTCGATCCCATGACCCCCGCACCTCATCGACCACTCCTACCTGCGGATTTCCACATCGTGGATCTGTTCGCCGGGCCTGGCGGCCTCGATATCGCCGCCACGATCCTGGGAGTGGAGAGCATCGGGGTCGAATGGGACGACCCGACCCGCGCGACGCGTACGGCAGCCGGTCTGCGAACCACCAGCGAGAAGGATGTCGCCGAGCTGGGCCCCTGTGATCCCGAGGTCGTGGACGCCAACGTGCTCACCGGTGGCCCGCCGTGCCAGACCTTCTCGGTGGCGGGGAATCGTGAGGGGCACGAGGCGCTGGAGGATGTGAAGCGTCTGGCCACACGCTTGGGCGGGCACGAGGACGCTGCCGCCTTCGAGGCAGCGTGGAAAGAGGTCAAGGCCGAGACCGACGACATGTCCGACGAGCGCACCGGGCTCGTACTCCAACCGCTGCGCTGGATCATGGAGGCCAAGCTCAAGCGCGAGCGACCCTATGACGTCATCGTCCTGGAGCAGGTACCGACCGTTCTGCCGGTGTGGAAGCATTACGTCGGCATTCTCAGGGCTGCTGGTTACGCTGCTGACGCTCAAGTCCTGAACGCCGAGGAATTCGGTGTCCCGCAAACCCGTCGGCGCGCTGTACTGATCGCCAGGTACGACCCGACGGACAAGAAGCAAACCGTCGAGTTCCCCCAGCGGACTCATCAGCGATACCGCCCAGGGGTCGATCGGCTTCCGGAAACACGGGAAGCCGAACATGACCGAGCCGAACATGACCGACAAGAGGCCCTGTTCACCAACGCCGACACCCTCCCGATCAAGCGTTGGACAGCGATGCAGGATGTCCTTCTCGACAGACCTGCCGACTTCGAGGTCGTCTCCAACTACGGTTCGGGCGGCAACCCCAAGAACCGCGGCCGCCGCACTTCCGAGGAACCGGCGGCAACGGTCACCGGCAAAATTCGGCGCAACCGCGTCTATCACCTGAAAGCCACCAAGTCCGGGGAGAAGGTCGTCGGCAAGGAGCTGGATCGGCTCAGCTTCGAGGAAGCAGGCCTTCTCCAGTCCTTCCCGGGGGCATACCCCTGGCGATCCACCGATGTGGCTCAGCAGATCGGCAACGCCATTCCACCCCGTCTGTCGCTTCACATCTTGAGCTGCGCGCTCGGATTCGGGCGGCCGGAGAAGGAACAGCTGAAGAGACTCGCGGAGTGGAAGCCCCCGGCCGTCGATGAACCTGCCGAGGGCGCCTGA
- a CDS encoding DUF6339 family protein, protein MTHKPSNLPERLALLSDLNAAQYLTEGLLTGKEDVPAIALNKVAEPVSDAGARAALHPVRDLVDDAMHKYRDAKPTQADAWLAPRLHAALRLDRREAADRRLWNYLALGVAPDYVVWRHMSEPKEGAPKVAPLRFRGAHYTQAFARLWWAAELFRNGPDYGPVVTACANQDMLNTTLRLDAIDHRPTAQAMVRLIERGTVSTGRDVNALARVVNTSAATLMYDVIAPDVERDAAPLRDWIEASESATAVPRKQLPEGPDEEQTPDNSVETLAGYFAELFADAPVRGKEPVGEDSA, encoded by the coding sequence ATGACCCACAAGCCGTCCAACCTTCCCGAACGCCTGGCACTGCTGTCCGACCTCAACGCTGCCCAGTACCTCACCGAGGGGTTGCTCACCGGCAAGGAGGACGTGCCTGCCATAGCGCTCAACAAGGTGGCTGAACCCGTGTCCGATGCGGGAGCCCGGGCAGCGCTGCACCCGGTGCGCGATCTCGTCGACGACGCGATGCACAAGTATCGGGATGCCAAGCCGACCCAGGCCGATGCGTGGCTGGCCCCTCGGCTCCATGCCGCCTTGAGACTCGACCGCCGTGAGGCCGCGGACCGGAGACTGTGGAACTACCTGGCACTTGGGGTTGCTCCTGACTATGTCGTCTGGCGTCATATGTCGGAACCCAAGGAGGGCGCACCGAAGGTCGCGCCGCTTCGGTTCCGCGGGGCGCACTACACGCAGGCCTTCGCCCGGCTGTGGTGGGCGGCCGAGCTCTTCAGGAACGGTCCCGACTACGGTCCGGTGGTGACCGCTTGTGCCAATCAGGACATGCTCAACACCACGCTGCGCCTCGACGCCATCGACCATCGGCCGACGGCCCAGGCCATGGTGCGTCTGATCGAGCGCGGCACCGTGAGTACCGGCCGTGACGTCAACGCCCTGGCTCGTGTGGTGAATACGTCCGCGGCCACCTTGATGTACGACGTCATTGCCCCGGACGTCGAGCGTGACGCCGCGCCATTGCGTGACTGGATCGAGGCCTCCGAGTCGGCCACGGCAGTACCCCGCAAGCAACTTCCGGAGGGTCCGGATGAGGAACAGACCCCCGACAACTCGGTGGAGACATTGGCCGGTTACTTTGCGGAGCTCTTCGCCGACGCGCCAGTACGGGGGAAGGAGCCGGTCGGGGAGGACAGCGCCTGA
- a CDS encoding DNA cytosine methyltransferase: MRFVDVCSGGGGLALGLSQAGFEPVLLLDDKPVACETLRMNRQTWNVLRSDLVDFDPVDFQETYDVDLLSAGLPRVKSSATAKRVETGLELRLLKAAVYLAHAVQPRALLIENVPGLVDDEAFDEVRAFIQGELKHLGYGFHWFILNAADFGVPQDRKQGVLIALKQEFFDSFRQPVPTVADHVSAGQALLASMSARGWAEAEAWAHQADQVAPTLVGGSENRGGADLGLTGTKKAWARMGINGGALADEVPGPDGVQESDTSGSPLKKITVEQAAILQSFPADWRFAGKKTARYRQIGHASPPPVGRALGLAVAEALQA, from the coding sequence ATGAGGTTCGTGGATGTCTGTTCCGGCGGCGGAGGGCTGGCCCTGGGCCTGTCACAGGCAGGCTTCGAACCGGTACTGCTCCTGGACGACAAGCCGGTGGCCTGCGAAACCCTCCGGATGAACAGGCAGACGTGGAACGTACTGCGATCGGATCTCGTGGACTTCGACCCTGTCGATTTCCAGGAGACCTATGACGTGGACCTCCTGTCCGCCGGCCTTCCCCGGGTGAAGTCCTCAGCGACTGCGAAGCGCGTGGAAACCGGTCTCGAACTGCGTCTCCTCAAGGCTGCGGTCTACCTGGCCCACGCTGTACAACCTCGCGCTCTGCTGATCGAGAACGTACCGGGCCTCGTCGACGACGAGGCGTTCGACGAGGTGCGGGCCTTTATTCAAGGGGAGCTCAAGCACCTCGGCTACGGATTTCACTGGTTCATCCTCAATGCTGCGGATTTCGGTGTCCCGCAGGACCGAAAGCAAGGCGTGCTCATCGCGTTGAAGCAGGAGTTCTTCGACAGCTTCCGGCAGCCGGTTCCCACTGTGGCCGATCATGTATCGGCAGGTCAGGCACTTCTCGCGTCGATGTCGGCACGAGGTTGGGCGGAGGCCGAAGCATGGGCTCATCAGGCGGACCAGGTCGCGCCGACGTTGGTGGGCGGCTCGGAGAATCGTGGCGGCGCCGATCTCGGACTGACCGGGACCAAGAAGGCGTGGGCCCGTATGGGGATCAATGGAGGCGCACTCGCCGACGAAGTGCCCGGACCGGATGGTGTCCAGGAGTCGGACACCTCTGGTTCCCCGCTGAAGAAGATCACGGTGGAACAGGCCGCCATCCTCCAGTCCTTTCCCGCCGACTGGCGCTTCGCGGGGAAGAAGACAGCCCGCTACCGTCAGATCGGCCATGCCTCGCCGCCGCCCGTCGGCAGGGCCTTGGGTCTGGCCGTCGCCGAAGCTCTGCAGGCCTGA
- a CDS encoding DEAD/DEAH box helicase — MTVRTGTGVAAHASPSSSSGSICRNQHACQARGLSSSRLPVAPSLTARPAPLRTPRSALSQEKRETVSQRNTADASESSPVIKKIVEQSARVLETYRVDPGLIQEHANGERRITQGGYGDRQLFELVQNAADEIANDPGGTIHSVLTETHLYCANEGTPVTPEGAETILRMSVSRKRGGQIGRFGVGVKSVLAITDTPQFFSTDTEHSSGSSTIFGFGFDREWAFSKISEARGAAPCAEFEAPVLRMARSLDVEKERGGDPVLDELLGWATTVVRLPLTAGAARRLAGDLHQGDKAGVQKEFPSRFLLFSHHVGTVVLEDRRAMPPIRRVIKVEHEGFRHTIHERRTGQQASRTDWKVFTHAHRPTEAARRSAGEMHDRGTIDIAWAVPEYSGDKLLTAPRGRGEFWSFFPTKYPMTLSGALNGAWKTNEDRQNLLDASPFNEEIIQVAARLVVDSLPHLTPPQDPGAYLPLLPGRTKESETLNWADQQLTEQIWEMAAQRPSLPDQDGVLRIPRDLHLHPDMGKRGKLKAQWLDLWNAYPGRPADWIHPSVEAAEIRSGKVEHIIAAAKQERATVREWLEALVADGSADASAVAIHILAEMINDASPFADEARTARIVLTEEHGLVAPVAGKVFRRTVQDGLKDDLVYADAKLSADVSLLSALNVIGIREADARGRFVGVLEQGFARYSDQDWTRFWELFHSAGGSHVTTEVRARVPHPLETLYVRTKDGRYHRMRDCMIPGRVVPGDGSRDVSVAVDMGFHSDDMAVFREFGLLDRPTGGYRPEDEPWFDEYRTAVFDAYCRTLDSNASRPQISRLKLEGAAIGGPLHLLPLLSDEGKAAFVKALPDESVIDVWTRQFGAQAATRKPVASPLRWMVRRHGLVETSKGVMRLANAAGPQLKAYSDVLPVADISPEKARKLHLPVVVDDVPESQWEQLMEELLRSEDDTFVGRTYVMLTRLQVGFPEDSLTRCRVGMEWDTREDGEIAVAATSDEYRALRAEQLPALLAGTPEDAELMIGQWGMLRYSDVISKETQRVTSGEPILLRDEFPALRQRLGNSVNNFDLQYCSELEEVVRTPNGMRATPLKSALEGTTVLVLTPADRLTTLTAADRELRWRLGESGCRAVLEAQDRQEQDQQLQDSLRAVREAASVVDKLELLIGADALRAGLPAGLFASEQADIGGATPSTQRIAQMAYNAHGDGVLQVHAKDLAAAYPSHAPSSFTGATRAVTFVSDLGFPDSFAGVRAPSLAPRVDVDGPTEFPRLHDYQERLATNVFTMLDRISPQRGMLSLPTGAGKTRVASEAVIRWIKQDGQLDGPILWIAQSEELCEQAVQSWQFVWSKVGADSPLAISRLWASNEAGPIGDRPHLVVATDAKLRVSLDTHAYAWLRKASLVIVDEAHMAIAPQYTEILALLGLTHSRTDRHLLGLTATPFRNTNVDETKRLIQRFGGRRLDDGIFNSDDPYSELQELGMLARVTHKELTGGSIELTRDEQDRADQLSVLSKAAEQRLADDNDRNRRIIDEILAMPERWPVLVFATSVGHAKFLAAKLNDKAITAAAVDSTTSPTERRRRIDSFRRRQTRVLTNYGVLTQGFDAPATRAVVVARPTYSPNMYQQMIGRGLRGPRNGGEDTCLILNVRDNIKNYDKALAFTRFEHLWSAK, encoded by the coding sequence ATGACCGTTCGCACCGGAACCGGCGTGGCCGCACACGCGTCACCGTCATCATCATCAGGTTCGATCTGCCGTAACCAGCACGCCTGTCAGGCCCGGGGTCTATCGTCGTCAAGACTGCCGGTCGCGCCATCCCTGACGGCTCGACCGGCCCCGCTCCGCACCCCGCGTTCCGCCCTCAGCCAAGAGAAAAGGGAAACCGTGAGTCAGCGCAATACGGCGGACGCTTCGGAGTCCTCGCCCGTGATCAAGAAGATCGTCGAGCAATCCGCGCGAGTACTGGAGACCTATCGCGTCGATCCTGGACTGATCCAGGAGCATGCGAATGGCGAACGCCGTATCACGCAGGGAGGGTACGGGGATCGGCAGCTCTTCGAACTGGTTCAGAACGCTGCCGATGAAATCGCGAACGACCCCGGCGGTACGATTCATTCCGTCCTCACCGAAACTCATCTCTACTGCGCGAATGAAGGAACACCCGTCACGCCCGAAGGCGCCGAGACGATCCTTCGTATGAGCGTTTCGAGAAAGAGGGGCGGTCAGATCGGGCGTTTCGGCGTCGGCGTGAAGTCTGTTCTCGCCATCACGGACACACCTCAGTTCTTCAGTACCGACACGGAGCACTCCTCCGGCAGTTCAACAATCTTCGGGTTCGGCTTCGATCGTGAATGGGCCTTCTCGAAGATCAGCGAGGCACGTGGGGCAGCCCCCTGTGCAGAGTTCGAAGCCCCTGTCCTCCGCATGGCCCGGTCTCTCGATGTGGAGAAGGAGCGAGGGGGCGACCCCGTCCTCGACGAACTCCTCGGCTGGGCGACCACGGTGGTACGCCTTCCTCTGACCGCCGGGGCGGCGAGGCGGCTCGCCGGCGATCTGCACCAAGGCGACAAGGCGGGCGTGCAGAAGGAGTTCCCCTCCCGCTTCCTCCTCTTCTCGCACCACGTCGGAACGGTCGTACTCGAGGATCGCCGCGCCATGCCCCCCATACGTCGCGTCATCAAGGTCGAACACGAGGGCTTCCGGCACACGATCCACGAGCGGCGCACCGGACAACAGGCCTCGCGGACGGACTGGAAGGTGTTCACCCACGCACACCGCCCCACCGAGGCTGCCCGGCGAAGCGCCGGCGAGATGCACGACCGGGGAACCATCGACATCGCTTGGGCCGTGCCCGAGTACTCCGGCGACAAGCTGTTGACCGCCCCGCGTGGGCGGGGCGAGTTCTGGTCCTTCTTCCCGACCAAGTACCCCATGACATTGAGCGGCGCTCTCAACGGCGCGTGGAAGACGAACGAGGACAGACAGAACCTGCTGGATGCCAGTCCGTTCAATGAAGAGATCATCCAGGTCGCGGCCCGCCTGGTCGTGGACTCGCTGCCCCACCTCACGCCTCCGCAGGACCCCGGCGCCTACCTCCCCCTGCTCCCCGGGCGGACGAAGGAATCGGAGACGCTCAACTGGGCCGACCAGCAACTGACCGAGCAAATCTGGGAGATGGCGGCGCAGCGCCCCTCCCTTCCCGACCAGGACGGCGTTCTGCGTATCCCCCGGGACCTCCACCTCCACCCGGACATGGGTAAGCGGGGGAAACTGAAGGCCCAGTGGCTGGACCTGTGGAACGCCTACCCGGGCAGGCCGGCCGACTGGATCCATCCCTCGGTCGAGGCTGCCGAGATCCGCTCCGGCAAGGTCGAGCACATCATCGCCGCGGCAAAGCAGGAGCGGGCCACGGTCCGCGAGTGGCTGGAGGCACTGGTGGCCGACGGCTCGGCCGACGCGTCGGCCGTGGCGATCCACATCCTCGCCGAGATGATCAACGATGCCTCACCGTTCGCGGACGAGGCACGTACCGCCCGCATCGTGCTGACCGAAGAGCACGGCCTGGTCGCACCAGTCGCAGGCAAAGTGTTCCGGCGGACCGTGCAGGACGGCCTCAAGGACGATCTCGTCTACGCCGATGCCAAGCTCTCGGCGGATGTGTCCCTCCTCTCCGCCCTCAACGTGATCGGCATCCGTGAGGCAGATGCCCGCGGGCGCTTCGTCGGCGTGCTCGAGCAAGGGTTCGCCCGCTACTCGGACCAGGACTGGACCCGGTTCTGGGAGCTCTTCCACAGCGCCGGAGGCAGCCACGTCACCACCGAGGTGCGAGCCCGGGTTCCGCATCCGCTGGAGACCTTGTACGTCCGGACCAAGGACGGCCGCTACCACCGCATGCGGGACTGCATGATCCCGGGCCGGGTGGTGCCGGGCGACGGGTCACGTGACGTCTCAGTGGCCGTCGACATGGGTTTCCACTCCGACGACATGGCCGTCTTCCGCGAGTTCGGCCTGCTCGATCGCCCGACCGGCGGCTACCGCCCGGAGGACGAGCCCTGGTTCGACGAATACCGGACGGCGGTCTTCGACGCATACTGCCGAACGCTCGACAGCAACGCCAGCCGCCCGCAGATCTCCCGCCTCAAGCTGGAGGGCGCTGCGATCGGCGGCCCTCTGCATCTCCTCCCCCTGCTTTCCGACGAAGGAAAGGCAGCCTTCGTCAAGGCTCTCCCGGACGAATCCGTGATCGACGTCTGGACCCGCCAGTTCGGGGCGCAGGCCGCCACGCGGAAGCCTGTTGCGTCCCCGTTGCGATGGATGGTGCGCCGACACGGCCTTGTGGAGACCTCGAAGGGTGTCATGCGTCTCGCGAACGCGGCGGGCCCACAGCTGAAGGCCTACAGCGACGTGCTGCCGGTCGCCGACATCAGCCCGGAGAAGGCTCGCAAGCTGCATCTTCCGGTCGTCGTCGACGATGTCCCGGAATCCCAGTGGGAGCAGCTGATGGAGGAGCTGCTCAGGAGCGAGGACGACACCTTCGTCGGACGCACCTACGTGATGCTGACCCGCCTGCAAGTGGGTTTCCCCGAGGACTCCTTGACCCGCTGCCGCGTCGGGATGGAGTGGGACACGCGAGAGGACGGCGAGATCGCCGTAGCCGCGACGTCCGACGAGTACCGGGCTCTGCGGGCCGAACAGCTCCCGGCCCTCCTCGCAGGCACTCCGGAGGACGCCGAGCTGATGATCGGCCAGTGGGGCATGCTGCGCTACTCCGACGTCATCAGCAAGGAGACCCAGCGCGTCACCTCCGGCGAGCCCATTTTGCTGCGGGATGAATTCCCCGCGCTCCGCCAGCGGTTGGGCAACTCCGTCAACAACTTCGACCTGCAGTACTGCTCAGAGCTGGAAGAGGTCGTGCGCACTCCCAACGGGATGCGTGCCACACCGCTGAAGAGCGCCCTGGAGGGCACCACCGTGCTCGTCCTCACCCCCGCGGACCGACTGACGACCCTGACCGCGGCGGACCGTGAACTCCGTTGGCGACTCGGCGAGTCCGGGTGCCGGGCGGTTCTCGAAGCACAGGATCGGCAGGAGCAGGATCAGCAGCTTCAGGATTCGCTCCGCGCCGTGCGGGAGGCCGCATCCGTCGTGGACAAGCTGGAGCTTCTGATCGGCGCAGACGCACTGCGCGCGGGACTACCAGCAGGGCTGTTCGCCAGCGAGCAGGCGGACATCGGCGGTGCGACGCCTTCGACTCAGCGCATCGCGCAGATGGCGTACAACGCGCATGGGGACGGAGTGCTCCAGGTGCACGCCAAGGACCTGGCCGCCGCATACCCCAGCCATGCGCCCTCCTCCTTCACCGGCGCGACCCGCGCCGTGACGTTCGTCTCCGATCTGGGCTTTCCTGACTCGTTCGCCGGTGTTCGCGCCCCCTCGTTGGCGCCACGTGTCGACGTCGACGGCCCGACGGAGTTCCCTCGTCTCCACGACTACCAAGAGCGCCTTGCCACCAATGTCTTCACCATGCTGGACCGGATCTCTCCCCAGCGCGGCATGTTGTCCCTTCCCACCGGCGCGGGAAAGACCCGAGTGGCTTCCGAAGCAGTCATCCGCTGGATCAAGCAGGACGGGCAGCTCGACGGCCCGATCCTGTGGATCGCACAGTCCGAGGAGCTGTGCGAGCAGGCAGTGCAGAGCTGGCAGTTCGTATGGTCGAAAGTCGGGGCCGACAGCCCTCTGGCGATCAGCAGGCTCTGGGCGTCGAACGAAGCCGGTCCCATCGGCGATCGCCCGCACCTCGTCGTGGCCACGGATGCCAAGCTGCGCGTGTCTCTCGACACCCACGCGTACGCCTGGCTACGGAAGGCGTCCTTGGTCATCGTGGACGAGGCCCACATGGCGATCGCCCCGCAGTACACGGAAATCCTGGCGCTGCTCGGCCTCACGCACTCGCGCACCGACCGCCATCTGCTGGGTCTCACCGCGACCCCCTTCCGCAACACCAACGTCGACGAGACGAAGCGACTGATCCAACGTTTCGGTGGCCGCCGGCTGGACGACGGCATCTTCAATTCGGACGACCCCTACTCCGAACTGCAGGAACTCGGCATGTTGGCCCGAGTCACACACAAGGAACTGACCGGTGGTTCGATCGAGTTGACGCGTGACGAGCAGGATCGCGCCGATCAGCTGAGCGTGCTCTCCAAAGCCGCGGAACAGCGGCTGGCAGACGACAACGATCGCAACAGGCGCATCATCGACGAGATCCTCGCCATGCCCGAGCGCTGGCCGGTCCTGGTGTTCGCCACGTCCGTCGGCCATGCCAAGTTCCTCGCGGCCAAGCTCAACGACAAGGCCATCACCGCAGCGGCCGTCGACTCCACGACCTCCCCCACCGAACGCCGACGGCGCATCGACTCGTTCCGGAGGCGACAGACCCGCGTCCTCACCAACTACGGGGTCCTCACTCAGGGATTCGACGCTCCCGCCACCCGAGCTGTCGTCGTGGCACGCCCCACGTACAGCCCGAACATGTACCAGCAGATGATCGGACGTGGCCTCCGTGGACCGCGCAACGGTGGTGAGGACACCTGCCTGATCCTCAATGTCAGGGACAACATCAAGAATTACGACAAGGCCCTGGCCTTCACCCGGTTCGAGCACCTGTGGAGTGCCAAGTGA